CATAGAAGATTTCTCCTTTGATATGTGCTGAGTCATAGACTGGTTATCCGATGGACTCTACGGCTGGATCAGCAGCCGCTGCCGGTGCCACCGCCGCCGCCACCGCCGGTTGTTGTGCCGCCGCTGGTGAAGTAGGCCTTGTCTTCGTTCAGCATCTGGTTGGCGCGGGGATCGGTGATGGTTGAATAGATGGCATTAGCGATTGGGTCTATGGTTAGTGTTGCCGGCTTGACGTTGCCGGTGCCGGCAGGATCATACAGAGAAGCATTTGCGGTTCTGTTTATTGCCACTGTTGCAGAGGTGTTGACATTGGTGCGCCATGCCGTAGCCACCGGGCTTGTTGAGAGGGATGTGTAACCGCTCCATTGGCCCCATGAACCGTCATACAGGGTGACCGGCCAGCCGAGGATGCCGTCCAGGACAAAGAATGCCGTTGAGGCACGCATGCCGCTGGCGCAGTAGAGGTAGGTCATGGTTTTGTTGGCGGTTATGCCAAAATTGGCAAGATTGGCGGTTAATGCAGCGGTATCCTTGAATGTTCCTGCCACGGTGCCGTAATAGTTCATATGGCTGTCAAGGACAGTGGTGGTTCCGTTGTTATAGGTGGCTGCATTGGCAATGTACGGGTGAGTGGTCACGTTGACACCGCCACGCTCATCCATGATGGCGACACCGGTTGCGCCGGTGCTGATGGTTCCGGCATTGATCTTGTCCACAAGGTTGATCATTTCGCCGATTGAGTAACGCAGGTTAAAGTTGGTGGTGGTTGTGCCGTTATACAGGTTCTTGACGCTGAAAGTGGAGGCCGGGATGGTCGGTACGGTTGCTGTCACCGCGTAGGCTGCCGGCCATGTAGCCGCCGCAGTTGTCCAGGCGGTCTGGCCACCGTTGAGGATCTTTACGCGTTCTTTGGGGAAGCCCCAGTAGCGAAGTGTGAAATAGACCCTGGATGCGTTCATGGCTGTGTCGGTCCCTGTCGGGGCAATGACAATCGTCGTATACTGGTTGATACCGAGTCTTTGGATATGTCCGTCAATGGTCGGGCCGTCCATAACCATGGTGCCGATCGCAGTGACACCTTCCAGGCGGGTCAGGTTCAGTGCCCCGGAGTCCAGTAACTGCGAACCGGGGATGTGGGCTGTGGCATAGTTGGCCGGGGTTCCTACTGATACAATCACTACCCGATCACGGGTTGCAGGGTCGGGGTTGTTGACCTTGCCTTCATCCATCCATTGTTTAAGGGTTGCCGGTTCAATCAGTGCCGTTGCTGTTTTTGTCGTTGTGATTGAGGCATTGGGGTCAGTGTAGCTGCTGGTTCCGCCTCCACCTCCGCAACCCCACAGTGTCAGTGCGGTGGTCAGCAGTAAGCCGGCCAGACTGAACAGCATGCTCCTTCTTGTCATCACAAAACGTTGCATCATACACACCTCCTGAGGTTTTGGCCTGTCGGCCGTTGGTTGGGGCATACGCAGGTTTCCTGTGACATGCGTACGCGGACTGATCTTACATGTAAGGTATTCATATGTAGGACCGGGTACTCCGAAATGCAGGCGGAGTTGTTGTTTTCTTTAGTAAATTTGTTGTAAGATGCAGGGTGAATATTGAGTTCAATCATTCTGATGGTTTACATGGATTTTTTACCACATTTGCGCTACAGTCGGTTTGCGAAACTTTTTCTTGACTGTATTCCTGTTTGGCAGGGGTAAAATCCAGATATCTGGATATCTTTATGGGACGGTGACAGGGATGGATATTGATGTGTTAAAGAGTCTGGTGGCTGCCGTGGAGACGGGGTCGTTTTCCCGTGCGGCAACTTCGCTCTATATCAGTCAGTCAGCGGTCTCTAAACGCGTAAAGATGCTTGAGGATAAGTTGGGACTGGCCTTGTTGGACCGCTCCGGCCCCCAGTTGCAACTGACTCCGGCCGGCAGGATCGTGGTGAAAAACGCCAAGGCGATCATTGACGTTTGCTGCCGCTGCACGGAAGAGTTACGGCAGTTTAGGCAGGAACGAAATGTTTCATTCTGCTGCACGCCGGCCTTTGGCCTGACCTATCTTCCCAAGATCGTGCGGGCTTTTATGGAGCTGCGGCCCGATGTGAGTAGTTTTCGTTTTACCTTTGACAACCCTGAAAAGATCATGGACGGTCTGCAGAGTGGTGACTTTCAGATGGCGGTGGTTGAACATTGCGACTTTTTCCCGCTTCAGGGGACCGTGATTGACAGGTTGCCGGATGATGTGATGCTGCTGGTAGGCCCCGCCTCCCTTGGCGCCCAGTCGCAGCAATGGACACTTGACGAACTGCTGGCAAAAAATATCTGCGTCCGTTCAAATGGCTGTTGTTCCCGTCTGATCCTTGAGGACAAAATGGCGGCAGCAGGCAGGTCAATGGATGCGTTCAGCCGGGTGCTGACCTATGATGACCTTAACATGATTCTGGAGGCGGTACTCGAAGGTGACGGTGTCGGGTATGTCGCCAGGAACGTGGTTGAAAAACATCTGGCGGACGGCACCATGGTTGCCTTGGAGGTGCCCGGTTTCGAACAGGTCTTCCATCGTTCTCTGCTGGTGGGCCCCAGTTTCCAGCCGTCGCAGGAGTCGGATGACCTGATCCGGCTGATTCGTGAGATTACCTGTTGACGTCACCGCGTGACGTCAACGTTTACGAGGTTCTTCATGCGTAAAGCAGTCATTCTCTATAGCTCTGGTCTTGATTCAACCACCTGCCTCGCCATTGCCCGGGACCAGGGTTTTGCCCCCTATGCCATCAGTTTTGATTATGGCCAGCGCCACCGTCATGAACTTGATCTGGCTCGCGCCAATGCCAGGAAGCTGGGGGCTGTCGAGCACCTGGTGGTGGCCTTTGATCTGCGCCAGGTGGGAGGCAGCGCCCTGACCAGCGAGATTGATGTGCCTAAAGAGGGGGTCGCTGACGATATCCCGGTGACCTATGTGCCGGCCCGCAATACCATCTTCCTTTCCTTTGCCCTGGGCTGGGCAGAGGTGCTGGGGGCCTATGATATCTTCATCGGCGTAAACGCCCTGGACTATTCCGGCTACCCCGACTGTCGTCCCGAGTATATTGATGCCTACCAACGGATGGCCAACCTGGCCACCAAGGCCGGGGTAGAAGGTACCGGTCATTTTACTATCCATACCCCCTTAATCAATCTGACCAAGGCAGAAATTATCAAACAAGGCACTGCATTGGGGGTTGATTACAGTCAAACTCATTCCTGTTACGATCCAACCCCAGATGGTCTGTCCTGTGGTCAATGTGATTCGTGTCGCTTACGTCTCAAAGGGTTCAGTGAAGCTGGGTTGCGTGACCCATTACGGTACGCCTGAAAAATAATCCTATAAAAAGCATTTGAAACACTGAGCAACAGAGCAACAGAGTAACACCACTAAAAAACAACGGGAAAAATCATGTTCAAAGACTCACCATCCTGGTTAAGCCATCTATTTCTGTAACATCTTGATTTCTCTGTTGC
Above is a window of Trichlorobacter lovleyi SZ DNA encoding:
- the extH gene encoding selenite/tellurite reduction operon rhodanese-like protein ExtH, giving the protein MMQRFVMTRRSMLFSLAGLLLTTALTLWGCGGGGGTSSYTDPNASITTTKTATALIEPATLKQWMDEGKVNNPDPATRDRVVIVSVGTPANYATAHIPGSQLLDSGALNLTRLEGVTAIGTMVMDGPTIDGHIQRLGINQYTTIVIAPTGTDTAMNASRVYFTLRYWGFPKERVKILNGGQTAWTTAAATWPAAYAVTATVPTIPASTFSVKNLYNGTTTTNFNLRYSIGEMINLVDKINAGTISTGATGVAIMDERGGVNVTTHPYIANAATYNNGTTTVLDSHMNYYGTVAGTFKDTAALTANLANFGITANKTMTYLYCASGMRASTAFFVLDGILGWPVTLYDGSWGQWSGYTSLSTSPVATAWRTNVNTSATVAINRTANASLYDPAGTGNVKPATLTIDPIANAIYSTITDPRANQMLNEDKAYFTSGGTTTGGGGGGGTGSGC
- a CDS encoding LysR family transcriptional regulator, whose product is MDIDVLKSLVAAVETGSFSRAATSLYISQSAVSKRVKMLEDKLGLALLDRSGPQLQLTPAGRIVVKNAKAIIDVCCRCTEELRQFRQERNVSFCCTPAFGLTYLPKIVRAFMELRPDVSSFRFTFDNPEKIMDGLQSGDFQMAVVEHCDFFPLQGTVIDRLPDDVMLLVGPASLGAQSQQWTLDELLAKNICVRSNGCCSRLILEDKMAAAGRSMDAFSRVLTYDDLNMILEAVLEGDGVGYVARNVVEKHLADGTMVALEVPGFEQVFHRSLLVGPSFQPSQESDDLIRLIREITC
- the queC gene encoding 7-cyano-7-deazaguanine synthase QueC, which translates into the protein MRKAVILYSSGLDSTTCLAIARDQGFAPYAISFDYGQRHRHELDLARANARKLGAVEHLVVAFDLRQVGGSALTSEIDVPKEGVADDIPVTYVPARNTIFLSFALGWAEVLGAYDIFIGVNALDYSGYPDCRPEYIDAYQRMANLATKAGVEGTGHFTIHTPLINLTKAEIIKQGTALGVDYSQTHSCYDPTPDGLSCGQCDSCRLRLKGFSEAGLRDPLRYA